Part of the Acidimicrobiales bacterium genome, CGCGGCCGGCTTCGTCGATCGCGGCGAGTGGTTCGTCGAGCAGCAGCACCTCGGCGGGGGTGGCCAGGGCTCTCGCGAGCGCCGCTCGCTGGCGTTGTCCGACGGAGAGTTCGGCCGGCCGGCGTCGGGAGAGGTCGGCGAGTCCCACTGCGTCGAGGTGGGAACGAGCGGCGGCGCGGGCCGGACGGGCCCGCTCGCCCCGCCGCCGAGCCGGGAACGCGACGTTGTCGAGTACCGACAGGTGGGGGAACAGACGGTGATCCTGGAACGCCATGGCGATCGGGCGCTGGTGGGCGGGAACGAACCGGCCGTCGGCGGGGGCGTCGACGATCCGACCGTCGAGCTCGACGGTCCCGTCGTCCAGCGCCTCGAGACCGGCGATGAGCCGGAGCAGC contains:
- a CDS encoding ATP-binding cassette domain-containing protein, giving the protein MISVHGRSTRGELALDIDLEIGAGVTFVVGPNGVGKSTLLRLIAGLEALDDGTVELDGRIVDAPADGRFVPAHQRPIAMAFQDHRLFPHLSVLDNVAFPARRRGERARPARAAARSHLDAVGLADLSRRRPAELSVGQRQRAALARALATPAEVLLLDEPLAAIDEAGRAFIRDRLHGATHQTVVWVSHDQADIDPGAARISFDGTVVRKTLRS